Proteins found in one Mycobacterium branderi genomic segment:
- a CDS encoding PPE family protein, SVP subgroup has translation MEFAMLPPEVNSARIYAGPGSGPVLAAAAAWDGLAAELGSAAAAYEAVISQLTGGWLGPASTAMAGAAAPYAAWMHTAATQAEQTATQAKAAAAAYETAFAMTVPPPVVAANRTQLATLVATNFLGQNTPAIAATEAHYAEMWAQDAAAMYGYAGSAATASQLTPFAPPDQATNPGGAASQAAAVAHATGTAAGTRVPTAVSSISAAPQALQSLAAASTPGDALAPLAAPALDASPALTMAAAGLGADLIGSFGIDSAGSFGVDSAGVAVALQAAQIDTGGVFPGFTPFPGWGWPPVSAGMGQAASVGALSVPQSWATAAPAFRQVAAALPMTTAAAAPEVAAAGSGQLFSEMALASMAGRALGGTAGMGRRERSAPTRASANPSRRSPIGPVTGIAAELRELAELRDSRILTEEEFTEQKRCLLGH, from the coding sequence ATGGAATTCGCGATGTTGCCGCCGGAGGTCAACTCCGCCAGAATCTATGCCGGTCCCGGGTCCGGACCGGTGCTGGCCGCCGCCGCGGCCTGGGACGGGCTCGCTGCGGAGTTGGGCTCGGCAGCCGCCGCATATGAAGCGGTGATCTCCCAGCTGACCGGGGGGTGGTTGGGGCCCGCATCAACGGCTATGGCGGGTGCGGCCGCTCCGTACGCGGCGTGGATGCACACCGCCGCAACCCAGGCCGAGCAGACCGCTACCCAGGCCAAGGCCGCCGCCGCCGCTTACGAAACCGCGTTCGCGATGACCGTGCCGCCACCGGTCGTCGCCGCCAACCGGACTCAGTTGGCGACGCTGGTAGCGACCAACTTCCTAGGTCAAAACACCCCGGCAATCGCGGCCACGGAGGCGCACTACGCCGAAATGTGGGCCCAAGATGCCGCGGCCATGTATGGCTATGCCGGCAGCGCGGCCACCGCCTCGCAGCTGACACCGTTCGCCCCGCCGGATCAGGCCACCAACCCGGGCGGCGCGGCCAGTCAGGCCGCCGCCGTGGCCCACGCGACCGGTACTGCCGCCGGTACGCGTGTGCCCACCGCTGTCTCGTCAATCTCGGCAGCGCCCCAAGCACTGCAGAGCCTGGCAGCGGCATCGACTCCGGGTGATGCGCTCGCGCCGCTGGCCGCACCTGCCCTCGATGCCAGCCCCGCGTTGACCATGGCCGCGGCCGGCCTCGGGGCCGACCTCATCGGCTCGTTCGGGATAGATTCGGCCGGCTCGTTTGGTGTGGATTCGGCTGGCGTAGCTGTTGCTCTGCAGGCCGCGCAGATAGACACCGGAGGCGTCTTCCCGGGTTTTACCCCGTTTCCAGGCTGGGGCTGGCCACCGGTGTCGGCAGGCATGGGCCAAGCCGCCTCGGTCGGTGCATTGTCGGTCCCGCAGTCATGGGCAACAGCGGCCCCGGCATTCCGTCAAGTCGCCGCAGCGCTGCCGATGACCACCGCCGCCGCGGCCCCGGAAGTTGCCGCAGCGGGCTCGGGGCAGCTCTTCAGCGAGATGGCCCTGGCGAGCATGGCCGGCCGCGCCCTCGGCGGCACCGCCGGAATGGGACGTAGGGAAAGGTCCGCGCCGACTCGTGCAAGTGCCAACCCGTCGCGGCGGTCGCCGATCGGACCGGTGACCGGAATCGCCGCAGAACTGCGCGAACTCGCCGAACTGCGGGACTCCAGGATTCTGACCGAGGAAGAATTCACCGAACAAAAGCGATGCCTTCTCGGTCACTAA
- a CDS encoding PPE family protein yields the protein MDYGALPPEINSGRMYVGAGPGPLLAAAAAWDGLAAELHSTAASYTSVISGLTAGWQGPSSAAMAAAGAPYVGWMSATAAQAEQTANQARAAVAAYEAAFAATVPPPVIAANRSLLMSLTATNIFGQNTPAIAATEFHYAEMWAQDAAAMYGYAAGSATASQVTPFTPPPQTTNPGGMGAQSAAVAQATATAAGTQAHSVPQMISAMPHALQSMATPVSAAAPAAAADPPAPTQLFGVLQNLTIGSLSPLSLFGTPGTGYLLGIQSYLLPQAAANLTSANERLHRDQTKLGLISAEPGSGVRMMSAPGSAVSAGMGRAGAVGGLSVPQGWATAAPAIKEVAAALPQSSLSAAPAALAAEGQRTVFSNMALSSLAGRALVGTGGGAARPVSVAGAGGTAAAATTANIFVIQEADE from the coding sequence TTGGATTACGGGGCGTTACCGCCGGAGATCAACTCTGGTCGGATGTATGTCGGTGCCGGGCCGGGGCCGTTGTTGGCTGCGGCGGCGGCCTGGGATGGGTTGGCGGCCGAATTGCATTCCACGGCAGCGTCTTACACCTCGGTGATCTCGGGGTTGACTGCTGGCTGGCAGGGTCCGTCGTCGGCGGCCATGGCAGCGGCGGGCGCACCGTATGTGGGATGGATGAGCGCTACTGCGGCGCAGGCTGAGCAGACTGCTAACCAGGCCAGGGCAGCGGTGGCCGCCTACGAGGCGGCGTTCGCCGCCACAGTGCCGCCGCCGGTGATTGCGGCCAATCGCAGCCTGCTGATGTCGCTGACTGCGACCAACATATTCGGGCAGAACACCCCGGCGATCGCGGCCACCGAGTTTCATTACGCGGAAATGTGGGCCCAGGATGCGGCCGCGATGTATGGCTATGCCGCCGGTTCGGCAACCGCCTCGCAGGTGACGCCGTTCACGCCGCCACCGCAGACCACCAACCCAGGCGGCATGGGTGCGCAATCAGCAGCGGTCGCTCAAGCCACTGCAACGGCGGCCGGCACGCAGGCGCACAGCGTGCCGCAAATGATTTCTGCGATGCCTCACGCGCTGCAAAGCATGGCCACACCGGTTTCTGCTGCAGCGCCCGCGGCGGCGGCGGATCCGCCGGCGCCAACGCAGCTGTTTGGGGTGTTGCAGAACCTCACCATCGGGTCGCTATCGCCGCTGTCGCTTTTTGGCACACCGGGCACCGGTTATCTGTTGGGTATCCAGAGCTATCTGCTACCTCAGGCCGCGGCGAATTTGACGTCGGCGAACGAACGGCTTCATCGCGACCAGACCAAGTTGGGGCTCATTTCGGCCGAGCCGGGTTCGGGGGTGCGGATGATGAGCGCCCCGGGGAGTGCGGTTTCGGCAGGCATGGGGCGCGCCGGTGCGGTCGGCGGCTTGTCGGTGCCGCAGGGTTGGGCGACAGCCGCTCCAGCGATCAAGGAGGTTGCCGCGGCTTTACCTCAGTCGAGCCTGTCCGCTGCACCTGCCGCATTGGCGGCAGAAGGTCAACGAACGGTGTTCAGCAATATGGCCCTGTCGAGTTTGGCCGGGCGTGCCCTGGTTGGTACCGGCGGCGGTGCTGCGCGCCCGGTCAGCGTAGCCGGCGCAGGTGGCACGGCTGCAGCAGCGACGACGGCCAACATCTTCGTGATACAGGAGGCAGACGAATGA
- a CDS encoding WXG100 family type VII secretion target, with amino-acid sequence MTINYQFGDVDAHGALIRAQAASLEAEHQAIIRDVLAAGDFWGGAGSTACQEFITQLGRNFQVIYEQANAHGQKVQTAGSNMASTDSAVGSSWA; translated from the coding sequence ATGACCATCAACTACCAATTCGGCGACGTCGACGCCCACGGCGCACTGATCCGCGCCCAGGCCGCCTCGTTGGAAGCCGAACACCAGGCCATCATCCGCGATGTCCTTGCCGCCGGCGACTTTTGGGGCGGCGCCGGCTCCACGGCCTGCCAGGAGTTCATCACCCAGCTGGGCCGCAACTTCCAGGTCATCTACGAACAGGCCAACGCCCACGGCCAAAAAGTCCAAACCGCCGGCTCCAACATGGCCTCCACTGACTCCGCCGTCGGCTCCAGCTGGGCCTAA
- a CDS encoding SpoIIAA family protein has translation MLKELTDMPHGIQGLEAVGTVTAEDYRRTFAPMVERARRTGSRLRLLYQFGPSFQRITPGALWADARLGFAYVQLLDGCAVTSDIGWIRTSTHGIGAWLPFPVRVYADNERDDALAWLAALPKGTEVSARDVVKAYIGGVCAGAGSLAKAVVSERSCQ, from the coding sequence GTGCTGAAGGAACTTACGGACATGCCCCACGGCATCCAGGGCCTGGAGGCCGTCGGGACGGTGACGGCCGAAGATTACCGGCGGACCTTTGCACCGATGGTCGAACGGGCGCGACGAACGGGCAGCCGGTTGCGCCTGCTGTACCAGTTCGGACCGAGCTTCCAGCGCATCACGCCAGGTGCACTGTGGGCGGACGCCCGGCTGGGATTCGCTTACGTGCAGCTGCTCGACGGCTGCGCGGTTACGAGCGACATCGGCTGGATTCGGACGTCAACGCACGGCATTGGCGCCTGGCTGCCGTTTCCAGTCCGGGTGTACGCCGACAATGAACGCGACGATGCTCTCGCATGGCTGGCCGCGCTACCGAAAGGCACTGAGGTGTCCGCACGTGACGTGGTCAAGGCCTACATTGGAGGGGTCTGCGCCGGGGCCGGGAGCCTAGCGAAGGCTGTCGTCTCCGAACGCAGTTGCCAGTAG
- a CDS encoding FAD-binding domain — protein MRVAIVGAGIAGPTLAYWLWRYGHEPTLIEKAPRLRTGGYAVDCWGGGYAVAERMGLTAELHRTGYAVQDVRLVDRNSREVGGFSVDAFRRNVDGRFVTVSRGDLAAMIYRCIDGHVETHFGESVSAITQDDSGVRLTFERGRPRIFDLVVGAGGIHSPVRDLVFGAKAAFEADLGYRVAAFEAEGYRPRDELVYLAYNAPGRMVGRFAMRDDRTLFLFVFTADHMSGRDPQNSAEVNNTLRDVFGDAGWECPEILRELDGVADVYFDRVSQIVMDRWSQGRVALIGDAAAAVSLLAGEGAGLAMVQAYVLAGELNLAGTDHQEAFRRYERRLRPIVEARQRSARGFAAMFAPKTSMGVWVRNQASKLLNVPQVADWAVRREFRDDIELPEYAV, from the coding sequence ATGAGGGTCGCCATTGTCGGCGCCGGAATCGCCGGACCGACGCTCGCGTACTGGCTATGGCGTTACGGCCACGAGCCGACGCTGATCGAGAAGGCGCCGCGGCTCCGCACGGGCGGGTATGCCGTCGACTGTTGGGGTGGCGGATATGCCGTCGCTGAACGAATGGGGCTCACCGCCGAATTGCATCGCACCGGTTATGCGGTTCAGGACGTGCGTCTGGTGGACCGGAACTCGCGGGAGGTGGGGGGCTTCTCGGTGGATGCATTTCGGCGCAACGTCGATGGCCGGTTCGTCACTGTGTCGCGTGGTGATCTTGCGGCGATGATCTACCGCTGCATTGACGGTCATGTCGAAACCCACTTCGGTGAATCGGTCTCGGCCATCACTCAAGATGACTCGGGGGTACGGCTTACTTTCGAACGCGGCCGGCCACGGATATTCGACTTGGTCGTTGGCGCCGGAGGCATCCATTCGCCGGTGCGCGATTTGGTGTTCGGGGCCAAAGCAGCATTCGAGGCCGATCTCGGTTATCGAGTCGCCGCGTTCGAAGCCGAGGGTTATCGGCCGCGCGACGAACTCGTCTACCTCGCGTACAACGCACCGGGGCGGATGGTGGGGCGGTTCGCGATGCGCGACGACCGGACGCTGTTTCTGTTCGTTTTCACGGCCGATCACATGAGCGGACGTGATCCGCAAAACTCGGCTGAGGTCAACAACACACTGCGTGACGTCTTCGGTGACGCCGGTTGGGAGTGCCCCGAGATCTTGCGCGAGCTGGACGGTGTCGCCGATGTGTATTTCGACCGGGTTAGCCAAATCGTCATGGACCGCTGGTCGCAGGGGCGGGTGGCCCTCATCGGCGATGCCGCGGCCGCGGTCTCGTTGCTTGCGGGCGAGGGTGCGGGGCTTGCGATGGTGCAGGCCTACGTATTGGCGGGCGAGCTCAATCTCGCAGGCACCGATCACCAGGAGGCATTTCGCCGCTATGAACGCCGGCTGCGGCCGATAGTTGAGGCCAGGCAGCGGTCGGCTCGGGGCTTCGCTGCGATGTTCGCGCCGAAGACGTCGATGGGTGTATGGGTCCGCAATCAGGCGTCCAAACTGCTGAACGTTCCGCAGGTGGCCGACTGGGCCGTCCGACGCGAGTTTCGCGACGACATCGAGTTGCCCGAATATGCCGTCTAG
- a CDS encoding PE family protein → MSFVTTQPEMLAAAAGDLQGIGSAVSAANAIAAAPTTGVIPAAADEVSALTAARFAAQAQLYQAIGAQATAIHEQFVATMTASAGSYAATEAANAIAAS, encoded by the coding sequence ATGTCGTTCGTGACCACGCAGCCGGAGATGCTGGCGGCGGCGGCCGGCGACTTACAGGGCATCGGCTCGGCAGTGAGCGCCGCAAACGCGATCGCGGCTGCCCCGACAACCGGCGTAATCCCTGCTGCCGCTGATGAGGTGTCGGCGCTGACCGCGGCGCGATTCGCCGCCCAGGCTCAGCTGTATCAGGCGATCGGCGCCCAGGCCACCGCGATCCACGAACAGTTCGTGGCCACCATGACCGCCAGCGCCGGCTCGTATGCGGCCACCGAGGCGGCCAACGCCATTGCCGCCAGCTAA
- a CDS encoding PE family protein has translation MSFVTTQPELLVAAAGDLTAAGSAMNAQNAAAAAPTTGILPAAADEVSALTAAQFSTHAQMYQAVSAQAAAVHEMFVNTLGASAGSYAATEVANALATG, from the coding sequence ATGTCTTTTGTCACCACACAGCCCGAACTATTAGTGGCGGCCGCCGGCGATTTGACCGCTGCCGGCTCGGCGATGAATGCCCAAAACGCCGCTGCGGCGGCTCCTACCACAGGGATTCTTCCCGCTGCGGCTGACGAGGTTTCGGCTCTGACCGCAGCTCAATTTTCCACGCACGCCCAGATGTATCAGGCCGTCAGCGCTCAGGCCGCGGCCGTTCATGAGATGTTCGTGAACACGTTGGGGGCCAGTGCCGGATCCTATGCGGCCACCGAGGTCGCCAACGCGTTGGCTACCGGTTAA
- a CDS encoding PPE family protein translates to MDFGLLPPEVNSARMYAGPGSGSMMAAAAGWDGLAVELRSTAATYSSVISGLTATWQGPSSAAMAAAVAPYAAWMNTTAAQAEQAATQARAAVAAYETAFAATVPPPVVAANRSQLMSLVATNVFGQNTAAIATTEAQYAGMWAQDAAAMYAYAGQSAAASRVTPFTPPPKTTDPSGVARQAAAGGQATATAAGTNTQSTLSQAMMVTQQALTSLAAPAAAPAAVDPPSPISTLLSLLSSSSPLSTGALLFEAVGKGILPANDTIISIIMGLTIGARTLNDSAVALEPALLSGAGCGESLTGLSAGANGLGAASAVSAGVGRAGLVGALAVPPSWAAATPTVRLAAAALQGTSAAAAPAVSAQTAGVLGSQLALASLAGAALGGSAPCFISKTTTRIGRALSDKDSESQTPDKFKRALAEAAQKPESVQHWHTDKEHLDDLLDQLSKKPGLHAVHVAGTPKTTALKAKWG, encoded by the coding sequence ATGGATTTCGGGTTGCTGCCACCGGAGGTCAACTCCGCTCGGATGTACGCCGGTCCCGGATCGGGCTCGATGATGGCTGCTGCAGCCGGCTGGGACGGGTTGGCCGTTGAATTGCGGTCAACGGCAGCGACCTACTCCTCGGTGATCTCGGGTTTGACTGCGACATGGCAGGGCCCCTCCTCGGCGGCGATGGCGGCAGCGGTCGCACCGTATGCGGCGTGGATGAATACCACCGCCGCGCAGGCCGAGCAGGCGGCCACGCAGGCCAGGGCGGCAGTGGCCGCCTATGAGACCGCGTTTGCCGCGACGGTGCCCCCGCCAGTGGTCGCCGCGAACCGCAGCCAGTTGATGTCGCTGGTCGCGACCAACGTCTTTGGGCAAAACACCGCGGCAATCGCGACCACCGAAGCTCAATACGCCGGCATGTGGGCCCAAGATGCCGCTGCGATGTATGCCTACGCCGGTCAGTCCGCGGCCGCCAGCCGGGTGACACCGTTCACCCCGCCGCCGAAAACCACCGACCCGAGCGGGGTCGCCCGTCAGGCCGCAGCGGGGGGACAAGCCACCGCCACCGCGGCCGGCACGAACACCCAGTCGACGTTGTCACAGGCGATGATGGTCACCCAACAGGCCTTGACGAGCCTCGCGGCGCCAGCCGCCGCTCCGGCCGCAGTTGACCCACCGTCGCCCATTTCAACGCTACTGAGCCTGTTGAGCTCATCGTCGCCGTTGTCAACGGGCGCATTGCTTTTCGAGGCGGTAGGCAAGGGCATCCTGCCGGCTAACGACACCATCATCAGCATCATCATGGGCCTGACAATCGGCGCCCGAACCCTCAACGACAGCGCGGTCGCATTAGAGCCGGCACTGCTATCCGGGGCCGGCTGCGGGGAGTCCCTGACAGGACTCAGCGCGGGCGCCAACGGACTGGGCGCAGCCTCGGCCGTATCAGCAGGCGTGGGCCGTGCCGGCTTGGTGGGGGCCTTGGCGGTGCCGCCAAGCTGGGCCGCGGCCACCCCAACGGTCAGGCTGGCCGCCGCCGCGTTGCAGGGCACCAGCGCTGCCGCCGCACCGGCCGTCAGTGCGCAGACCGCCGGAGTCCTCGGTAGCCAGCTAGCCCTGGCCAGCTTGGCGGGCGCCGCCCTCGGCGGTAGCGCCCCCTGTTTCATCAGTAAAACCACCACGCGGATAGGCCGCGCCCTCTCGGACAAGGACTCCGAAAGCCAGACGCCGGACAAATTCAAACGCGCCCTTGCCGAAGCCGCACAGAAGCCAGAGTCGGTGCAGCACTGGCACACCGACAAAGAACACCTCGACGACCTTTTAGATCAACTGTCGAAAAAGCCCGGCCTTCATGCCGTACACGTAGCAGGCACACCCAAGACCACCGCGCTCAAAGCAAAGTGGGGCTAA
- a CDS encoding GAF and ANTAR domain-containing protein translates to MSNPDELSTTRQGQLQRLAELVRDLHQLTPPEGLLDELTEGAVQWVPGAQYAGITVTRRRSDIETAAATGSYPLILDDIQRRHREGPCLSAAWAHQTIRIDDLAVDDRWPRYCADAIAQTPIRSMLCFQLFGQDQAVGALNFFSEGINVFDNESVELGLVFATHAALVWNMQRRDEQFRSALASRDIIGQAKGMLMERYRIDAVAAFDLLRRLSQESNVPLAQIAQQVVHADHPSH, encoded by the coding sequence GTGTCGAATCCCGACGAACTGTCGACGACCCGGCAAGGCCAATTGCAACGGCTGGCGGAGCTGGTGCGTGATCTGCACCAACTCACGCCTCCCGAGGGGCTGCTCGACGAACTGACCGAAGGCGCAGTCCAATGGGTGCCTGGCGCCCAATACGCGGGCATCACCGTCACCAGGCGTCGCAGCGATATCGAGACCGCTGCTGCCACCGGTTCTTACCCACTCATCCTCGACGATATTCAACGCCGACACCGCGAGGGACCGTGTTTGTCGGCCGCCTGGGCTCACCAAACCATCCGCATCGACGACCTAGCCGTCGATGACCGCTGGCCGCGTTACTGTGCTGACGCCATCGCACAGACACCAATCCGATCGATGCTGTGTTTTCAGCTTTTCGGTCAAGATCAGGCAGTCGGCGCGCTCAACTTCTTCTCCGAGGGGATCAACGTCTTCGACAACGAATCGGTCGAACTGGGACTGGTTTTCGCCACCCACGCCGCACTGGTATGGAACATGCAGCGCCGCGACGAACAATTCCGCAGTGCGCTAGCCTCCCGCGACATCATCGGCCAAGCCAAAGGCATGCTCATGGAACGCTACAGAATCGATGCGGTGGCCGCCTTCGACCTGTTGCGGCGCCTTTCGCAAGAATCCAACGTCCCCCTCGCCCAAATCGCCCAACAGGTCGTTCACGCCGACCATCCAAGCCACTAA
- a CDS encoding SpoIIAA family protein encodes MLEVMNESWGNVLGIRASGKLSRADYRDVLAPRVRLLLGQFRTLRVLFLMDEAFEGWSLGAAWANTVFDVKHRRNFEKIAIVGAPKWEEWCVKTAAALLIRGDLQTFDNFQLITAWEWLRA; translated from the coding sequence GTGCTCGAGGTCATGAACGAAAGTTGGGGCAATGTTCTCGGCATACGGGCAAGTGGAAAGCTGAGTCGGGCAGACTACCGCGACGTGCTCGCGCCGCGTGTCCGATTGTTGCTCGGCCAATTTCGGACGCTGCGGGTGTTGTTTCTGATGGACGAGGCGTTTGAAGGTTGGAGCTTGGGGGCCGCCTGGGCCAACACCGTCTTCGACGTGAAGCACCGGCGGAATTTTGAGAAGATCGCAATCGTCGGCGCCCCCAAATGGGAGGAATGGTGCGTGAAAACGGCCGCGGCACTGTTGATCCGCGGCGATTTGCAGACCTTTGATAACTTTCAACTGATCACAGCATGGGAGTGGCTGCGGGCGTGA
- a CDS encoding WXG100 family type VII secretion target yields MPTRFMTDPHAMRDMAGRFDVHAQTVEDEARKMWASSQNIAGAGWSGTAQATSYDTMGQMNTAFRNIVNMLHGVRDGLIRDAGNYEAQEQTSQQILSS; encoded by the coding sequence ATGCCTACCCGGTTTATGACCGACCCGCACGCCATGCGGGACATGGCGGGCCGTTTTGACGTGCACGCCCAAACCGTCGAAGACGAAGCCCGCAAAATGTGGGCCTCCAGCCAAAACATCGCCGGAGCCGGCTGGAGCGGAACCGCCCAGGCCACCTCCTACGACACCATGGGCCAAATGAACACCGCATTCCGCAACATCGTCAACATGCTCCACGGTGTGCGCGACGGACTGATCCGCGACGCGGGCAACTACGAGGCCCAAGAACAAACGTCCCAGCAGATCCTGTCCAGCTAG
- a CDS encoding sensor histidine kinase has protein sequence MSVSSNGERPRPTHCALLYRDEQEYLDAVLPIIADGITLGEPVLIGATPDKLAVLREALGAVAAEVTLADITEVGRNPGRILGVLSAFVAMHSGRPVRMVGEPVWPARSAEEYPACVEHEVLVNRAFAGRQVLAACPYDAGQLDERVLADARTTHPWVCDGGSTYPSDDYAPDEAWARYNQPLSTDPTASTFTVTALTELSAARLFVAEYGRSLGLPPARVADLKVIATELATNSLQRTGAACKLALWQHNDHVVCQASDSGRLDDPLAGHRQPFEDPSGRGLFLVNAIADLVRTHTTTSSTTIQAHLRLPAPGNSAAL, from the coding sequence ATGTCCGTGAGCTCAAACGGCGAGCGTCCACGCCCTACGCATTGCGCGCTGTTGTATCGCGACGAGCAGGAATACCTCGATGCGGTATTGCCCATCATCGCTGACGGGATCACCCTCGGTGAGCCTGTGCTGATCGGCGCCACCCCAGATAAATTGGCGGTGCTGCGCGAGGCGTTGGGCGCCGTCGCCGCAGAGGTGACGCTGGCCGACATCACCGAGGTGGGCCGCAACCCGGGGCGGATCCTTGGGGTGCTCAGCGCGTTTGTCGCCATGCACTCCGGTCGGCCCGTACGGATGGTCGGTGAACCCGTGTGGCCTGCCCGCAGCGCCGAGGAATATCCCGCGTGCGTCGAACACGAGGTCCTAGTGAATCGGGCGTTCGCCGGCCGCCAAGTGTTAGCGGCGTGCCCCTATGACGCCGGCCAACTCGATGAGCGCGTGCTCGCCGACGCCCGCACAACCCACCCGTGGGTGTGCGACGGCGGATCGACCTACCCCAGCGACGACTACGCCCCGGACGAAGCATGGGCCCGCTACAACCAGCCACTGTCCACCGACCCGACCGCGAGCACCTTCACGGTAACGGCACTGACAGAGCTCAGTGCTGCGCGCTTGTTTGTCGCCGAATACGGCCGTTCACTGGGGCTGCCGCCAGCACGTGTCGCCGACCTCAAGGTGATCGCTACCGAGCTGGCCACCAACAGCTTGCAACGCACCGGCGCCGCTTGCAAGCTGGCCCTGTGGCAGCACAACGACCATGTCGTCTGCCAGGCCAGCGACAGTGGTCGACTCGACGATCCGCTAGCCGGGCACCGCCAGCCATTCGAGGACCCCAGTGGCCGCGGCCTGTTTCTGGTCAACGCCATAGCGGATCTGGTCCGCACTCACACCACCACCAGCAGTACGACGATCCAGGCGCACCTTCGGCTGCCCGCACCGGGCAACTCCGCCGCGCTTTAG
- a CDS encoding sensor histidine kinase, with the protein MTRRAAVINATRRRARIPAGGLFRWVVLINGLIFTCGTLVLVMSPATVSWPVKLTEIPVLGVGLAVMLSANALLLRSRLAPLDRLAASMWRVDPPRRSARLHDRGDLQHLITSFNAMLDRLESERTSASAAALAAQETERQRIARELHDEIGQTLTVALLSLKRAVDRAPPEIRRELKGTQETLRASLDEMRRIARRLRPDALEDLGLPSALHALCNEFTQASGVGVIKHIAPQADRLRTDVELVCYRVAQESLTNIARHSGADKVWLDLHTAADELTLRIADNGKGGAVSNGAGIRGMRERAMLVDATLAITSPSNEGTEVRLVVPLTTGQGQ; encoded by the coding sequence ATGACGCGTCGAGCAGCGGTCATCAACGCGACGCGACGACGAGCGCGGATCCCGGCAGGTGGCCTGTTCCGGTGGGTCGTGTTGATCAACGGTCTGATCTTTACGTGCGGCACGCTGGTGCTCGTCATGTCACCGGCAACCGTGTCGTGGCCCGTCAAGCTCACCGAGATCCCGGTTCTTGGCGTGGGGTTGGCGGTCATGCTGAGCGCCAACGCGCTGCTGCTGCGGTCTAGGCTTGCGCCCCTGGATCGGCTCGCCGCATCCATGTGGCGGGTGGATCCGCCCCGGCGCAGCGCCCGCCTACACGACCGGGGTGACCTACAGCACCTCATCACATCGTTTAACGCCATGCTGGACAGGCTCGAATCAGAGCGCACGTCCGCAAGCGCAGCGGCGCTGGCCGCGCAGGAGACCGAGCGTCAGCGCATCGCGCGGGAGTTACACGACGAGATCGGCCAGACCCTCACCGTGGCGCTGCTCAGCCTCAAGCGGGCGGTTGACCGCGCACCCCCGGAGATACGCCGGGAGCTCAAGGGCACGCAGGAAACGTTGCGGGCCAGCCTCGATGAGATGCGTCGCATCGCTCGGCGGCTGCGCCCGGATGCGCTCGAAGATCTTGGCTTGCCGAGCGCGTTGCACGCGCTGTGCAACGAGTTCACTCAGGCGAGCGGCGTCGGCGTCATCAAACACATTGCGCCGCAAGCTGACCGGCTCAGGACCGATGTCGAATTGGTCTGCTATCGGGTCGCTCAAGAAAGCTTGACCAACATCGCCCGCCATTCCGGCGCCGACAAGGTTTGGTTGGACTTGCACACCGCCGCAGACGAACTCACCCTGCGGATCGCCGACAACGGAAAGGGCGGGGCGGTCTCCAACGGGGCAGGAATCCGCGGTATGCGCGAGCGCGCCATGCTCGTCGATGCGACCTTGGCAATCACCTCACCGAGTAACGAAGGGACCGAAGTCAGACTCGTGGTGCCGCTAACGACCGGTCAGGGCCAGTGA
- a CDS encoding MerR family transcriptional regulator translates to MDLKIGELARATGTTASTIRYYEDAGLLPHPSRAGGQRRYGDDDVRRLTFIRRCRDFGFPIEQVRILETLMHDSERSCTHARDLADAHLAAVREKLRELRALEHSIAEFIKVADATCCGGSGADCVVLQELAEPTHS, encoded by the coding sequence ATGGACCTGAAGATTGGCGAACTGGCGCGTGCGACCGGCACAACCGCGTCCACTATCCGCTACTACGAGGATGCCGGCCTCCTGCCGCACCCCAGCCGCGCGGGAGGTCAGCGCCGCTATGGCGACGACGATGTGCGCCGATTGACATTTATCCGGCGTTGCCGAGACTTCGGGTTCCCTATCGAGCAGGTCCGCATCCTCGAAACGTTGATGCACGACAGCGAACGTTCCTGCACGCACGCCCGAGATCTGGCGGATGCGCATCTCGCTGCGGTGCGTGAGAAGCTGCGGGAACTACGAGCGCTCGAGCACAGCATCGCTGAATTCATCAAAGTGGCCGATGCCACTTGCTGCGGTGGTTCCGGTGCGGATTGTGTTGTGCTGCAAGAACTCGCTGAGCCAACACACTCGTGA